The Pectinophora gossypiella chromosome 10, ilPecGoss1.1, whole genome shotgun sequence genome contains a region encoding:
- the LOC126370088 gene encoding acyl-CoA Delta-9 desaturase-like isoform X2 — translation MDIALVDSQAESLLVAYTGSEGVTVGAHRLYSHKSFKAKPVLRAILILVQTIAGQNCIFIWSRDHRLHHRYSDTDADPHNSKRGFFFSHMGWLMTKKHPYVIEIGRKIDMSDLAADWMIMFQKRYYYYLYVPLSIILPVWVPVRYFGESIRTSFLVAYIFRWMTSLHGTWLVNSAAHLYGTRPYDKNLQPVESWFVSWLSLGEGWHNYHHVFPWDYKAAEFTRHYNFTASLIRFFERIGLAYDLKTASPEMTRESCARVTTRTSIGVRRRRARPSQSTGARCTLSTPPTTSPTRPPIPRSWRPVYRCTMKMIYYLIKKRDNKS, via the exons ctCTCCTGGTAGCTTACACCGGTTCAGAAGGAGTCACGGTAGGAGCACACAGATTGTACAGCCATAAGTCATTCAAAGCCAAACCTGTACTGAGAGCTATATTGATATTGGTACAGACCATAGCTGGGCAG AACTGTATTTTCATTTGGAGTCGTGACCATCGCCTTCACCACCGCTACTCTGACACTGATGCAGACCCTCACAACTCCAAGCGAGGGTTCTTCTTCAGCCATATGGGTTGGTTGATGACCAAGAAGCATCCCTACGTCATAGAAATTGGAAGGAAAATTGACATGAGCGACCTCGCGGCTGATTGGATGATCATGTTTCAGAAAAG gtactactactacttatatgtGCCTCTGTCCATAATCTTACCAGTTTGGGTACCAGTACGGTACTTCGGAGAGTCTATAAGGACGTCGTTCCTCGTTGCTTATATATTTCGATGGATGACGTCACTGCACGGGACCTGGTTGGTCAACAGTGCTGCTCATCTCTACGGTACTAGGCCTTatgataa GAATCTTCAACCAGTAGAATCTTGGTTCGTGTCGTGGCTAAGCCTTGGCGAAGGCTGGCATAACTACCATCACGTGTTTCCTTGGGACTACAAGGCGGCTGAGTTCACCAGACATTACAACTTCACAGCCTCCCTTATAAGATTTTTTGAGAGAATTGGATTAGCGTACGACCTTAAAACTGCTTCTCCGGAAATG ACAAGAGAATCCTGCGCACGGGTGACGACACGCACGAGCATTGGGGTACggaggcggcgcgcgcggccgTCGCAGTCGACTGGGGCCCGTTGCACCCTTTCAACCCCACCTACAACGTCACCTACCCGCCCCCCAATTCCACGGTCGTGGAGGCCGGTCTACCGCTGTACCATGAAGATGATATATTACTTGATAAAAAAGAGAGATAATAAAAGTTAG
- the LOC126370088 gene encoding acyl-CoA Delta-9 desaturase-like isoform X1: MEVTKKKYNDISGINNFNNLDKSEKVLDNEKLSILKLKKKIGTDYTYKHKVVWPNVIGFIILHVLFVWAIFLLITGRVKLMTFLWTLLVAYTGSEGVTVGAHRLYSHKSFKAKPVLRAILILVQTIAGQNCIFIWSRDHRLHHRYSDTDADPHNSKRGFFFSHMGWLMTKKHPYVIEIGRKIDMSDLAADWMIMFQKRYYYYLYVPLSIILPVWVPVRYFGESIRTSFLVAYIFRWMTSLHGTWLVNSAAHLYGTRPYDKNLQPVESWFVSWLSLGEGWHNYHHVFPWDYKAAEFTRHYNFTASLIRFFERIGLAYDLKTASPEMVDKRILRTGDDTHEHWGTEAARAAVAVDWGPLHPFNPTYNVTYPPPNSTVVEAGLPLYHEDDILLDKKER; this comes from the exons ATGGAAGTTactaagaaaaaatataatgatataagtggaataaacaattttaacaaTCTTGATAAATCTGAAAAAGTTCTTGATAATGAAAAACTTTctatattaaaattgaaaaaaaaaataggaacagattatacatataaacataaagTGGTATGGCCGAACGTAATtggatttattattttacacgtcCTATTCGTATGGGCCATATTCTTACTTATCACAGGACGCGTGAAATTAATGACGTTTTTATGGA ctCTCCTGGTAGCTTACACCGGTTCAGAAGGAGTCACGGTAGGAGCACACAGATTGTACAGCCATAAGTCATTCAAAGCCAAACCTGTACTGAGAGCTATATTGATATTGGTACAGACCATAGCTGGGCAG AACTGTATTTTCATTTGGAGTCGTGACCATCGCCTTCACCACCGCTACTCTGACACTGATGCAGACCCTCACAACTCCAAGCGAGGGTTCTTCTTCAGCCATATGGGTTGGTTGATGACCAAGAAGCATCCCTACGTCATAGAAATTGGAAGGAAAATTGACATGAGCGACCTCGCGGCTGATTGGATGATCATGTTTCAGAAAAG gtactactactacttatatgtGCCTCTGTCCATAATCTTACCAGTTTGGGTACCAGTACGGTACTTCGGAGAGTCTATAAGGACGTCGTTCCTCGTTGCTTATATATTTCGATGGATGACGTCACTGCACGGGACCTGGTTGGTCAACAGTGCTGCTCATCTCTACGGTACTAGGCCTTatgataa GAATCTTCAACCAGTAGAATCTTGGTTCGTGTCGTGGCTAAGCCTTGGCGAAGGCTGGCATAACTACCATCACGTGTTTCCTTGGGACTACAAGGCGGCTGAGTTCACCAGACATTACAACTTCACAGCCTCCCTTATAAGATTTTTTGAGAGAATTGGATTAGCGTACGACCTTAAAACTGCTTCTCCGGAAATG GTAGACAAGAGAATCCTGCGCACGGGTGACGACACGCACGAGCATTGGGGTACggaggcggcgcgcgcggccgTCGCAGTCGACTGGGGCCCGTTGCACCCTTTCAACCCCACCTACAACGTCACCTACCCGCCCCCCAATTCCACGGTCGTGGAGGCCGGTCTACCGCTGTACCATGAAGATGATATATTACTTGATAAAAAAGAGAGATAA